The bacterium DNA segment AGCCAAGCGCGCGGGCGGCACCGCGTCGGGGCCGTTCAAGGCATAGGCTTGGCCATTGCTCAAGGCTTGGCTGACGTCGAGTGGAATGGCGGCTTCGGGCGGCGCCGACGAAGAATCGGCGGCCAGCTTTCCATCCAAGGCGTAGAGCGATAGGCGATAAGGTTCATCGTCGGCCATATCGGCCAGTTTCTTATTCAGAGCTTCCCCGCGGTCGGCCGAAAGCTGGAGCCCCTGGAGAGCCGGATAAGAGTCGATCCATTTTTCCTGCAGGTTCTGCCGGGCGTTGGTCAAAAGCAGGCTTTCCAGAAAGCGGATCAGCAGGAGGTTGGCGGCCGACGTCGCCAAGAGGACGAAGAAGAGATAGGCGACGAAGATTTTTCCGGTGATGTGGGTCATGGCTTCTCACGGAAACGATAGCCAATTCCGCGGACGGTTTCGACATAGTTCTCGAATTTTCCCAGCTTCTCGCGGAGCCGTTTGACGTGGGTGTCGACGGTGCGGGTGGTGACGAAAGCGTCATAGCCCCAGACCTTGTCGAGCAGGGTATCCCGGGTTTGGACCCGGCCCTTGGTTTCGAGCAGGTACTTCAAGAGCTTGAACTCGATGGCGGTGAGCTCGACTTCCTTGTCGGCGATCGTCACCCGGTGGCGGGCCAAGTCGACCACCAAGTCGCCGAATTTGATCTGCTTGTCGCTCCCCTCCTCGCCTTCGGCCTTGGGTCCCCGGCGGAGCACCGCCTTGGAGCGGAGCAAGAGCTCGCGGGGGCTGAAGGGCTTGGTGATGTAATCGTCGGCGCCGAGCTCGAAGCCCACCACCTTATCGATTTCCTCGCCTTTGGCGGTGAGCATGATCACCGGGATGGCCTTGGTCTCCGGGTCGTTCTTGAGGATCCGGCAGACCTCGAAGCCATCCATCCCCGGCAGCATCAGGTCCAGGAGGATGAGATCGGGCCTCTTTTCCTTGGCCTTTTTCAGGCCTTCGGAGCCGCTGCCACAGACTTCGACCCGCCAGTTGGCTTGCTGGAAGTGGTAGCTGAGCAGCTGCTGAATGTCGGCTTCGTCCTCAATGACGAGAACCTTGGTCGCGTCCGGCATAGGCCTCCTTCCCAGGTCCCTTGGGAAAACGCAGGGGAGGATGCCGCCGCTTCGGTCTTTTTCCAAGGGGAAAATCGCCGGCTGGTCGAAGGCTCTCCCCGCACAATTTGAGCTTGGCGCTCTGCACAGAATGAGAAAATAATGCCGGATGCCCCCCATTCCCCTGAAGTTGCTGGGCGAGGGCGGAATGAGTTCGGTCTATTTGGCCGAGCTCGAGCCCGGAAGGCCGGTGGCTCTCAAGTTGCTCAGTCGGGTCCAGCCCGACCAGGTCGCCCTGTTCGAAAAAGAGGCCGCGCTGCTGGTCAAGCTGCGGCATCCCGCCATCGCCGCCATCCACGGCTACCTCGCCGACAGCAGCCCCATTTTCGGGAAAAACCGGGGCCCCTGCTTCTGGATGGACTTCGTCGAAGGCCGGGGCTTGCTCGACGCCGCCAAGACCGCGGCGCCCGCGGCGATCTTGGCTTGGCTGCGGGCGGCCCTCGACGCCTTGCGGACCCTGCACGCCCAAAACCTTGCCCACGGCGACCTCTCGCCGCGCAACGTCCTGATCACCGCCGAAGGCCGGATCAAGCTGCTCGACTTCGGCTTGGCCG contains these protein-coding regions:
- a CDS encoding response regulator, which translates into the protein MPDATKVLVIEDEADIQQLLSYHFQQANWRVEVCGSGSEGLKKAKEKRPDLILLDLMLPGMDGFEVCRILKNDPETKAIPVIMLTAKGEEIDKVVGFELGADDYITKPFSPRELLLRSKAVLRRGPKAEGEEGSDKQIKFGDLVVDLARHRVTIADKEVELTAIEFKLLKYLLETKGRVQTRDTLLDKVWGYDAFVTTRTVDTHVKRLREKLGKFENYVETVRGIGYRFREKP